Proteins encoded in a region of the Cardiocondyla obscurior isolate alpha-2009 linkage group LG18, Cobs3.1, whole genome shotgun sequence genome:
- the Rab3 gene encoding ras-related protein Rab-3 isoform X3 — protein sequence MARQDGRDAADQNFDYMFKLLIIGNSSVGKTSFLFRYADDSFTSAFVSTVGIDFKVKTVFRHEKRVKLQIWDTAGQERYRTITTAYYRGAMGFILMYDITNEESFNSVQDWVTQIKNYSWDNAQVILVGNKCDMEEERVISTERGKQLAEQLGVRFFETSAKENINVKAVFETLVDIICDKMSESLDNDPTLMGAGGMGQTKGQRLTDQPTNPANANCNC from the exons aTGGCGCGTCAGGATGGCAGAGATGCCGCGGATCAAAACTTTGATTACATGTTTAAGTTGCTGATAATTGGCAACTCGTCTGTTGGAAAAACTTCCTTCCTCTTTCGTTATGCGGACGATTCCTTTACCTCGGCTTTCGTGTCGACCGTAGGGATCGACTTTAAGGTGAAGACCGTCTTCAGACACGAGAAAAGGGTCAAGCTACAGATCTGG GATACGGCGGGTCAGGAAAGATACAGAACGATCACGACGGCCTATTACAGAGGCGCGATGGGTTTCATTTTAATGTATGACATCACAAACGAGGAATCCTTTAATTCAGTTCAGGATTGGGTCacgcaaataaaaaactaCTCGTGGGACAACGCCCAAGTAATTCTCGTCGGCAACAAGTGCGACATGGAAGAGGAGAGGGTGATCAGCACCGAAAGGGGTAAACAGTTGGCGGAGCAATTAGGGGTACGATTTTTCGAAACATCAGCTAAAGAGAACATCAACGTCAAG GCGGTGTTCGAGACGCTAGTGGATATAATATGCGACAAGATGAGCGAATCTTTGGACAATGATCCAACCCTGATGGGCGCGGGCGGTATGGGTCAGACCAAGGGCCAACGACTCACCGATCAGCCGACCAACCCAGCGAACGCTAACTGTAATTgctaa
- the Rab3 gene encoding ras-related protein Rab-3 isoform X1 yields MSKRRGNVSHTPVKDSVFELRTRTVRMLSIVDITSQRDNPMARQDGRDAADQNFDYMFKLLIIGNSSVGKTSFLFRYADDSFTSAFVSTVGIDFKVKTVFRHEKRVKLQIWDTAGQERYRTITTAYYRGAMGFILMYDITNEESFNSVQDWVTQIKNYSWDNAQVILVGNKCDMEEERVISTERGKQLAEQLGVRFFETSAKENINVKAVFETLVDIICDKMSESLDNDPTLMGAGGMGQTKGQRLTDQPTNPANANCNC; encoded by the exons ATGTCGAAGAGGCGCGGAAATGTATCCCACACACCGGTTAAGGATTCAGTTTTCGAGCTACGCACGAGGACGGTCCGGATGCTGTCCATCGTCGACATTACCTCGCAGAGGGATAATCCG aTGGCGCGTCAGGATGGCAGAGATGCCGCGGATCAAAACTTTGATTACATGTTTAAGTTGCTGATAATTGGCAACTCGTCTGTTGGAAAAACTTCCTTCCTCTTTCGTTATGCGGACGATTCCTTTACCTCGGCTTTCGTGTCGACCGTAGGGATCGACTTTAAGGTGAAGACCGTCTTCAGACACGAGAAAAGGGTCAAGCTACAGATCTGG GATACGGCGGGTCAGGAAAGATACAGAACGATCACGACGGCCTATTACAGAGGCGCGATGGGTTTCATTTTAATGTATGACATCACAAACGAGGAATCCTTTAATTCAGTTCAGGATTGGGTCacgcaaataaaaaactaCTCGTGGGACAACGCCCAAGTAATTCTCGTCGGCAACAAGTGCGACATGGAAGAGGAGAGGGTGATCAGCACCGAAAGGGGTAAACAGTTGGCGGAGCAATTAGGGGTACGATTTTTCGAAACATCAGCTAAAGAGAACATCAACGTCAAG GCGGTGTTCGAGACGCTAGTGGATATAATATGCGACAAGATGAGCGAATCTTTGGACAATGATCCAACCCTGATGGGCGCGGGCGGTATGGGTCAGACCAAGGGCCAACGACTCACCGATCAGCCGACCAACCCAGCGAACGCTAACTGTAATTgctaa
- the Rab3 gene encoding ras-related protein Rab-3 isoform X2, translating into MPIMFQSYMARQDGRDAADQNFDYMFKLLIIGNSSVGKTSFLFRYADDSFTSAFVSTVGIDFKVKTVFRHEKRVKLQIWDTAGQERYRTITTAYYRGAMGFILMYDITNEESFNSVQDWVTQIKNYSWDNAQVILVGNKCDMEEERVISTERGKQLAEQLGVRFFETSAKENINVKAVFETLVDIICDKMSESLDNDPTLMGAGGMGQTKGQRLTDQPTNPANANCNC; encoded by the exons ATGCCAATAATGTTTCAATCATAC aTGGCGCGTCAGGATGGCAGAGATGCCGCGGATCAAAACTTTGATTACATGTTTAAGTTGCTGATAATTGGCAACTCGTCTGTTGGAAAAACTTCCTTCCTCTTTCGTTATGCGGACGATTCCTTTACCTCGGCTTTCGTGTCGACCGTAGGGATCGACTTTAAGGTGAAGACCGTCTTCAGACACGAGAAAAGGGTCAAGCTACAGATCTGG GATACGGCGGGTCAGGAAAGATACAGAACGATCACGACGGCCTATTACAGAGGCGCGATGGGTTTCATTTTAATGTATGACATCACAAACGAGGAATCCTTTAATTCAGTTCAGGATTGGGTCacgcaaataaaaaactaCTCGTGGGACAACGCCCAAGTAATTCTCGTCGGCAACAAGTGCGACATGGAAGAGGAGAGGGTGATCAGCACCGAAAGGGGTAAACAGTTGGCGGAGCAATTAGGGGTACGATTTTTCGAAACATCAGCTAAAGAGAACATCAACGTCAAG GCGGTGTTCGAGACGCTAGTGGATATAATATGCGACAAGATGAGCGAATCTTTGGACAATGATCCAACCCTGATGGGCGCGGGCGGTATGGGTCAGACCAAGGGCCAACGACTCACCGATCAGCCGACCAACCCAGCGAACGCTAACTGTAATTgctaa